A part of Methanohalobium evestigatum Z-7303 genomic DNA contains:
- a CDS encoding RNA-guided endonuclease InsQ/TnpB family protein produces MYLTLKVKLNPDRKQRNKLLTTMQTFNEACNYASEAAWHNKKFGKTGIQKLTYYDIRQKFTLSAQLTVRAIGKVAESYSNDRKTMHKFDRRGAVVYDQRVLSFKGNDMVSILTLDGREKISISYSDFRPLDKNRIRGQTDLIYEDNNFYLMLVMEVGENEVEYNDDVMGVDLGVVNIATTYDNEIYKGTKADEIRKRYTSLKSRLQSAGTWSAKKHLKKLSKKERRFKRDLNHRVAKQLVRSAKDTSLAIVLENLNGFRPEATVTKAQKDRLGKWAFSELTDFILYKAKLEGVPVVVINPMYTSQQCSECGYIDKNNRQKQANLKCKRCGHKENADYNASKNIAHRGAVSLPNVLRLASIS; encoded by the coding sequence ATGTACCTGACGTTGAAAGTAAAACTGAATCCCGATAGAAAACAACGCAATAAACTATTGACAACCATGCAAACTTTCAATGAGGCCTGCAACTATGCTTCTGAGGCTGCATGGCACAACAAGAAGTTTGGTAAAACCGGGATTCAGAAACTGACTTATTATGACATCAGGCAAAAATTCACTCTGTCTGCTCAATTGACTGTTAGAGCAATCGGTAAAGTAGCTGAAAGCTACAGCAACGACAGAAAAACCATGCACAAATTCGATAGAAGAGGAGCAGTGGTCTACGACCAGAGGGTACTGTCGTTCAAGGGAAACGATATGGTTTCTATACTTACACTGGATGGTCGTGAGAAGATCAGTATTTCTTACAGTGATTTTCGACCTCTGGATAAAAACAGAATCCGAGGTCAAACAGACCTGATTTACGAAGATAATAATTTTTACCTGATGCTTGTGATGGAAGTGGGTGAAAACGAGGTTGAATATAACGATGATGTCATGGGAGTAGACCTTGGTGTAGTCAATATAGCAACCACTTATGATAACGAAATTTACAAAGGCACAAAAGCTGATGAGATACGAAAGCGATACACCAGTCTGAAATCAAGGTTGCAGTCAGCTGGGACATGGTCCGCCAAGAAACATCTCAAGAAATTATCCAAAAAGGAACGCCGGTTCAAACGCGATCTGAACCACCGGGTTGCCAAACAGCTGGTCAGAAGCGCTAAAGACACTTCCCTAGCTATTGTACTGGAAAACCTCAACGGTTTTCGTCCGGAGGCTACGGTTACTAAAGCGCAGAAAGATAGGTTAGGTAAATGGGCGTTCTCTGAATTGACCGATTTCATATTATACAAAGCAAAACTGGAAGGAGTACCTGTTGTGGTTATCAATCCGATGTATACTTCGCAGCAATGTTCTGAATGCGGGTACATCGATAAAAATAACCGCCAGAAACAGGCTAACCTCAAGTGTAAGAGATGCGGTCATAAAGAGAACGCTGATTACAATGCTTCGAAGAATATTGCGCACAGGGGAGCTGTCAGCCTTCCTAATGTCCTCCGCTTAGCTTCTATTAGTTAA